Within Salvia splendens isolate huo1 chromosome 21, SspV2, whole genome shotgun sequence, the genomic segment TCTTATTCGATCAAATTCTGGATTTCGATTTAAACACATGCCCCTATTTTAGGATTTGTTGGGAGAATTAAAGGAGAAGTTGAAGAGGGAAGGCGATGATTCTCGAGCAACTGCACCTTTTCCACCTTCGGATGTACCCTCGAGTCTGTGTATAATCGACACCCTAGAAAGATTGGGAGTCGACCGACACTTCCAATCCGAAATTGATACTATTCTTGAAAAGACATATAGGTTGGTAGGGGACAGACACATAAATAAAGATCGACATATATACATAtgtcatttaaattttattcgaaaatatattttttaagtgaTTCCGATCATTATAAGGTCTTTAACTTAATTCATCACCATCATAAAAATATAAGAAGTATGATTATTTTTGCTAAATTGATAGGTTAATTATTTTGGAAGATTGCAAGATTCTGGAGataattttagattttatattttgaataagaTTATGAATTTTTAAATCTTTTTACGTGAACCTTAATTGTGAATAATGCAGATAAACACGTAAATAATATGACTACGTAAAATACACAGGTTATGGCAGAAGAAACACAAAATTATATATTCTTTTGTAATGCATACTTTACTGAAACAAATGGAAAGAGAAGCCAGTTGAAATCCTATTTAAAACCTTGTACAATACAGTAAATGAGGTTGCAGTGATGGCTGGTGTCGAACAAGGACGTGATGTGAAAGGATTTCTTGTTGAACTGGTATGCATTTGTGTCCCACTCTTATTCTTATATCTATCTCGCTCCGTCGCAAGATAAGTGATTTGTATTCCTTATTGGgatatcataaataaataaatttttattttctttcgtACATTATTCTAGTACTATTTCGTATTTATTGTACTgcttaataatttaaatttattctaTGTCCTACTCTATTACCTACTAAACATCACTTTCTTACTTCTCGTGTCCAAAATTAAATGCAGTGGATTGAAATGCTTTTAGCTATGAAGATAGAATTGGATACATGGACTGACAGCGTGCAACTAAGCTTGGATGAGTGCATGTGTAAATCGTGGATATCGCCCGGTTGCAGAATGTCACTTCTCATGTCGTCGCTATTCCTCGCTGTTAAATTATCCGAGGAAATGCTTAGGAGTGAAGAGTGTAGTGATCTGTGTAGGCACGTTTCAACGGTTCTTCGTCTACTCAACAATGTGACGACTTTTGAGTAGGGGGtaaaaaaaaccggaaaccgaatatccgaactgaaccaaaccgaaattttgaaattcggttcaattttttcggtttttcggttcggttcggttttaaaaataaaaaaaatttggtttttcggttcggttcggttcggttcgggcgaagaaaaaaaccgaaaaaccgaattatatatatattctattaatttaatatattatattatatataatatatattcttttaatatattctactatataatatatattatatgtattattaattttatattatataaatattctattagtatatataaaataaaataaaatacacatatataaatatatatttatattatatttatttttttcaggtttttcgggtttttttttgggtttttcggttttgttcgggtttgtCGGTTTTTTacgttcggttttcggttttttcggtttcggtttttcgatttttcagttcggttcggtttggattttgaactaaattcggtttttcggttttggttcggttttgacaaaaaaccgaaccgaaacccgaatgcacacccctacttTTGAGGTAAGATTTCTCTACACCGAGTGGATTGAGTATTTGAAGGATAAGAATCATAAGATGTTAAACAAGATTCATGAGACTGACCAGAATTTGACCAGACTTCGTTATTTTAAATGTTAGAGGGAAAGCAAGACAAATAAAATGACCAGTTTTGAGTAAACTATATCGGATTAATGTAGGAGATCCAAATATCCAATATACAAATATAGATCCTTCAACCAACTCCtaccaaaaatacacacaatgttACTCCAATTGTAACATAATTCTATACACAATAATCCCATCTCACCCTACACTTTCACATATCAAAATACACTCACTCAGAAGCAGAAAATCACCATACAATCTGCAAATTTGTGGCATTCAAACCATCACCTCTCATCCCCCAACCAGTTGTCCTTCTCCTTCGGCACCGTCGGCCCCTCCTCCCCGTAAAGCTCCGTCGGAAAAAGCTCCACAAAGCTCTCCACTGAAAACCTCAGAAAAAATGGAAGGTTGTTCAGTATCTTCTCCAGCTCACTCCCTGAGCTATACACAACAGTTGGCCCCCATTCCCTCATATACTGCAGCCACGCCGGCTCGACAACGACGTCGCCTAGGTACTCCGCAGCCACGACCCGATACCTCGAGCTAGAATCAACCGAGTAGTCGCTCTTCGCACAGTCGTTCGTTGCCCCAATCCCGAGCGTGGACGAGCCCTGAATGTAGCACCCCTCATGGGGGAAACTCGCGTGCCCGTTCCTCGACGCGTACACGGCGGGTTTGTTCCCGTCTACGAACTTGAGCTCGGAGGCGTCCACCCACCGCCCCCCGCTGTGCTCGGAGTAGTAAACGCTCCAGAGCTCCCCGGTGAAGTTGCTCACACGGAGAGTGTAGTGCTCCCAGTCGCCCACGTGCTCACCTATCGCGGTGAGAGGGAAGCTGAACGACGCAACCTGGATCGTGGCCGGGCCGTTGAAGGGGCAGAATATCCACATTGCAATGTCTGTGAAACTCCCCCCTGAGGCTGGCTTCACATGAACATAAAGCTCTGCTGTTTCAATATTACCCGATTTCACAAACTCGTGCCACTTCTCTTCCGACGGGAGATCAAGCCAGAATTCCCCGTCGTTCCAGCCGCCACTAGGTAAAACCGAGCCGTGGGAATCAATCTCCACTCCTTTATCCATCCCATCCTTATACAGAAGCGATCCGTTGTTAAAAAACCAAGAAACGGACGACGGCAAGTAAACCTCATCGGGGTGGAAGTACAGTGTCGGCCCGTAGTGGTGGATGAGCGCGTGAACTTGCTCAAGATCCGGCATTGCATCCAACGAAGCATCGAGGTTTCTCAAGCAAGCAATGCTCGAGACCTCACCACTGTCGTCCCTGCTGCAGTAGAACGTGCCAACGGGAACGCTCCTACAGAGCATCCCTCGCTCACACGCCCTCGTGCTCCACACATAAAACTTCCCACTTGAAAAGATTGCTTTCCTATCGAATAAGACCTCATCAACCTCACAGCTCGCAGTGAGATCGCCTCGGACGCATCTCACTTCCTCAACATCAGGCTGTCCCGACTTTGTGGTGACCACAAATCCCATAGCTTTGTACCCTTGTGGTGCATTTGGAAGCCAAATGTAGCCACTTCCATCGCGATGAGTGTCCTCACTGTGAAGACATTAATTGCTCAGTTGCAATttgttggtagattgtgataGCTCGGCAGTTCGCGCACCGAGTTCGGCAAGTTCGGCAAGTTCGCCAGTTCGCAAGTTCGCCAGTTCGCAAGTTCGGCAGTTCGGTAGTTCGGCAGTTCGGCAACAAGCTCGGCAGCTCcgtgatctggagagaaagatcaaaacatgaagaagagctcggctgCTATGACAACTCGTTTTAACAGCCATTAGATCTGGTTGGTAGTCAAGAtttaatcctagccgtaggattaAAAATAGCCGTTAGTTTGTTAAATAGCTAATCTTTTAGTTAGCTTTGTACAGTAGCTTTTACACAATTCCATTCCAATATTCCAAGAAGGAAATTCTCTTCAAGATTCGAAATCTCCAAGTTCTTAATCCTCAACGCCTCATTCATctaatcccaacaagtggcgccgtctgtgggaatcggaGAGGCGTCCAGAAGGAAAGCTCCAGTGGTGAATCGATCAAGCCCTAAAATCGATTTCAATGGCTTCGCGATTTGAAGCAGAAAAGTTTACCGGAAAAAATGATTTCGGTTTGtggagaatgaagatcaagGCGTTGCTAATCCAGCAAGGGTTGGCGGATGCACTCAACAAAGATGATCCGGAAGTAGTTCTCGATGAGAGATCAAAACAGAAGCGAGCTGAGGTACTTGCTAAAGCGCATAGCGTGGTAGTGTTATCTCTCGGAGACAAGGTCTTGCGAGAAGTTTCAAAGGAGACTACGGCGATCGGAATTCTTGAGAAGTGCGAGGAGTTGTACATGACAAAATCCCTTGCCAATCGACTTTTTATGAAGCAGCGGCTGTATTCATACCGCTTTAGTGAGGAGAATAATATTTTGGAGCAATTGGAAGATTTCGGAAAGGCAatcgatgatcttgagaacatcGACGTCACCATCGGGGAAGAGGATAAGGCCATACTCCTATTGAATGCCCTGCCTAAAACATACGATCAGATGCGGGATGCAATTCTGTTTGGAAGGGAGGGGACTGTGACTTTGCTACAGGTTCAGTCGGCCCTCAGATCAAAGGAATTGCAGAAGAATGGGGACCAAGGAACTCAGGTAGTCCCCGAGAGCTTGACTATCAAAAAGTTCAAGGGAAAAAGGGGATTCAAGAAGGACAAGGAAGCCCCCAAGTTTAATGGGAGCGGCCAGAAAGAGACACGCtcttgccattggtgcaagaagccggGGCATCTCAAGAAAGATTGCTTCGCTTGGAAGCGGAAGCAAGCCCAAGAAGGTGACAACCCCAAGCCCAGCTCCGATTGTGTTGAGGAGCAAGAGACCACTCATGCCTTGAATGTGATGGAATGGCCGGGAGTAGGATCATGGATTCTTGATTCCGGATGTAGTTTTCACATGTGTCCCAGTGTTGAGCTATTTGAAGAGATTTCAGGGGCACAAGGGACTGTGGTGTTGGGCAACAACCAAGTGTGCCAGGTTAAAGGAATTGGGAGTGTTCGATTCAAGCTTGAAGATAACTCCACTATGATCTTGAGTAATGTCAGATACATACCTGAAGTAAAACGTAATCTGATATCTTTGGGGTCCCTTGAAAAGAAGGGCTGCTCTTTTGGTTCTGTTAATGGGGCAATGGAAGTCAGGAGAAGTGGAAGTTTGGTGCTTAGAGGCAAAAGAAATGGCAGCTTGTATTATCTATGTGGATCTGCTGTCAGAGATGCTGCTCAGGCAAATGCAGTGAAGTCAGGGTCTATGGAGCTTTGGCATTTAAGGCTTGGGCATCCAGCTGATAGGAGCATTAAAGAACTGATGAAAAGGGATGTGATTGAAGGATCTGAAGAAAGATCCGGCAAACCATGTGAAGAATGCATCCTGAGCAAAGCCAAGAAGCTTTTATATCAGAAAGGTAAACACACCTCCACTGCCCCACTTGATTATGTGCACAGCGACTTGTGGGGGCCTTCTCCGGTTCTATCTGTTGGGGGAGGGAGATATTACATGACAGTAATAGATGACTACTCTAGAAAGATGTGGGTTTACATACTAAAGGAGAAGTCAGAGGCTTTCTCCAAGTTTAGGGAGTGGTGCCTAATTGTGGAGAAAGAGAAAGGCTGTGCAGTCAAGTGCTTAAGGACTGACAATGGTTTGGAGTTCCTATCTAAAGAGTTTGAGACCTTTTGTCAGTCTAGGGGCATTAAGAGGCATAGAACCGTCCCCTTAAATCCCCAGCAGAATGGTGTAGCGGAGCGGGCTAATAGAACTATTATGGAGAGGGTAAGGTGCATGTTGTTCACCTCGGGTATGGAGAAAAGGTTTTGGGCAGAGGCTGTGTCCACTGCtgtcaaattaataaataaatgccCTTCCTCTAGCATTAAAAGTGACACTCCGGACTTGAGATGGTATGGAAGTTATGGAGATTACTCACAACTCAAGATTTTTGGGTGTAAAGCATATGCCTATATGAAGCAAACAAAGTTAGATGCAAGAGCTTTAAGATGTGTGATGTTGGGCTATCAATCTGGGGTAAAAGGCTATAGACTCTGGTGCTTGGAGCCTGGAATGCAGAAGGTAGTTGTGAGCAGAGATGTGGTGTTCACTGAGACTGAGCTGCCCTTCAAGAAAACCGAAAAGCCATCTGGGAATGCTGAAACTTCTGTGCCTGGTGCTAGTGTTGAGGTTGGGGGAATGGATGACTCATCAGAATCTGAAGGCTCTGATGGAGATACTCCAGTAACTGTAGCTGGAGAAACTAACCTGAGAGATTATCAACTAGCAAGAGACAGGACAAGAAGGCAGAATGTAAGGCCACCAAGCAGATTTGCAGATGCAGAGATGTTGTACTTTGCTCTCTGTGTGGCTGAAGAATTAGACTTTGCAGAGCCTGGCTCTTATGCAGAGGCCATGAATTGCAAAGAAAAAGACAGATGGTTAAAGGCTATGATTGAGGAGATAGATTCCCTCATCAAGAATGGGACTTGGATCCTGGTAGATAAGGTGGAGGGCAGAAAATTAGTCAGCTGCAAATGGCTTTTCAAGAAAAAGATTGAGTCCGCTGATAATGAACAAATAAGGTTCAAGGCTAGGTTGGTAGCCAGAGGATTCACTCAGGAATATGGGGTGGACTACAATGAGGTGTTCTCACCCGTAGTCAAGCACACATCAATTAGGATTCTCTTGGCTGTGGTGACAAGAATGAACTGGGAACTCGAGCAATTGGATGTAAGAACAGCATTCTTGCATGGAGACTTGGAGGAAACTATCTACATGTCTCAGCCTGAGGGGTTCATTAAGCCAGGGATGGAAGACAAGGTGTGTCTGCTCAAGAAGAGCATATATGGTCTCAAGCAAGCTAGTAGGCAATGGCATAAAAAATTTGATGACCATGTACTCAAGAATGGGTTTGTGAGGTCCAAGTATGATGAGTGTGTGTACATAAAGAAGAGGAAAGGTGTTACTGTTGCTTATTTACTTCTGtacgtggatgatatgttgGTGGCAGGAGCCTCGCAGCAAGAAGTACAGAAGGTGAAGGATGATCTGGGGTCTGCATTTGATATGAAGGACCTAGGTGGAGCCAAACGAATTCTGGGTATGAATATAGTCAGAAACAGGCAGAAAGGAGAGTTGTGGTTGAATCAAACTGACTATATTTCCAGAGTCGTCAAGAGGTTTAGGATGGAGGATACTAAACTGACAAAGACTCCATTAGCACAGCATTTCAGGCTATCAATGGAGCAATCACCGAAGACAGAGGAAGAAAGGCAGGAAATGGAAGCTATCCCGTATGCAAACATTGTAGGGAGTGTTATGTATGCAATGATTGGAACCAGGCCAGATGTGGCTCAAGCAATAAGCTGCACAAGCAGATTCATGAGCAACCATGGAAAGGAGCATTGGCTGGCTTTAAGATGGATACTCAGATATCTCAAGGGAGCTGGAGATATTGGGATCTTGTTCAAAGCTGATGCTGGAAAAGAGACTGAGGTGTTGATGGGGTTCTGTGATAGTGATTTCGCAGGCAATGTTGATACAAGGAGGTCTCAGTCCGGATACATTTTCACCTTGTATGGTTCGGCTGTGAGTTGGAAGTCAATGTTGCAAGATGTGGTGGCATTGTCCACAACCGAGGCCGAGTATATTGCCCTTACGTCTGCGGTTAAAGAAAGTTTTTGGTTGAGAGGGATAGCTGCAGATTTTGTGGTAAAGCAGCAAGTCATTCCCATAGGGTGTGATAACAACGGTGCATTGTGTTTAGCGAGGCACCAGGTATTCCACGAACGTagcaagcacatagatgtgcggCTACATTTTGTGAGAGAAGAGGTGGAGAAAGGTAGGGTCAGATTGTTCAAGGTGGATACAAAGGAGAACCCTGCGGATATGCTGACAAAGCCGTTGACAAGAGAGAAATTTGAGTTTTGTTTGGAGTTGGTTGGCTTGCAGAGAGCCACAATTCCAACTGGTCAatgaaggtggagatttgtgaagaCATTAATTGCTCAGTTGCAATttgttggtagattgtgataGCTCGGCAGTTCGCGCACCGAGTTCGGCAAGTTCGGCAAGTTCGCCAGTTCGCAAGTTCGCCAGTTCGCAAGTTCGGCAGTTCGGTAGTTCGGCAGTTCGGCAACAAGCTCGGCAGCTCcgtgatctggagagaaagatcaaaacatgaagaagagctcggctgCTATGACAACTCGTTTTAACAGCCATTAGATCTGGTTGGTAGTCAAGAtttaatcctagccgtaggattaAAAATAGCCGTTAGTTTGTTAAATAGCTAATCTTTTAGTTAGCTTTGTACAGTAGCTTTTACACAATTCCATTCCAATATTCCAAGAAGGAAATTCTCTTCAAGATTCGAAATCTCCAAGTTCTTAATCCTCAACGCCTCATTCATCTAATCCCAACACTCACTCCACGCCAGCGTGTAGCTAAGAGGCTTCTCAAGAGCCGGGGAGCTCGATTCTTCACTTGCCGTGCATTTTGCAGCAAGAACATAGCCCCTCAGTTTCTGATCACTCGGCTGACAGTAGTGACCGAGGCTGAAATACCCGGCTGGAATGCCACTAGGCCGGTAGAATGTGACGCCACTAGCCGACCCGAACAAAGGGGTGCAGCTCCATATTTTGTCAAACTTAGTGATCTGAGCTACTTCTAGTTCTCCTAGGCTAACTTTCCCAGTTGCAAAGGCTTTACCTATGAAGGAAAGAGTTGGTTTAACAACATTAgtttaagagtgaactacaaaaatggtcttTGGACTATAGGTTTATCTCGCACATTTCTGGATTAAGGGTTTATCCCGAAAATGGTCTTTTTTCACTGTTTTcggtcgaaaatacccttttggaGGGTTTTGGggggtttgggcaatttggtctttttacacttttaacattttaaatctgatattatttcagttatgtactaaatttgatattatttcaaaattatcattctttttccCTTTAGTCATCCTtcattttgtttctttatttcaatattagatttaattttacaaaattaaattttaaattttaatttttaaatatcaataaattttttaaaattataaaaattattaaataacaaaaattaatagtcataatcaatatttgatagtgtctaatatttaatcaataaggtatgacaacgccttagttttaatcaatatttaatagctttaatcataaatagatcatataacacgatttattctgaaataaatatgcatctaatgtaatactaatataattttcgtttattaatttgaaaacaatcaaaatttactagaaaatttcaacaaaaatactcttatataaaatttttagtaggatcaaatttttagtcaacttcataatattcaATCACAACCTattataacaaccgaacgaaggctaaatagaatagctcttatttttccatcatgattaatattatttttccgtacttcttcaattcagctgaatattatattaaataacaaaaattaatagttttaatcaatatttatagtgtccatgaattaatagttttaattaaaaaaatttattgatatttaaaaatcaaaatttaaaatttaattttataaaattaaatctaatattgaaataaagaaacaaagtgaaggataacaaaagggaagaagaatgataatttttaaataatatcagatttagtacataactgaaataatatcagatttaaaatgttaaaagtgtaaaaagaccaaattgcccaacCCCTAAAACCCataaaagggtattttcgaccgAAAACAGTGAAAATTGACCATTTTTAAGATAAACCCTTAATCCAGGGATGTCTGACgctatttttaaagtccagggactatgggcgagataaacccatagtccagaGACTATTTGTATAGTTCACTCTTAGTTTAAACATAACAAAATTTGATCTTTTATTCATATATGCAGTCAAATTTCTTGTACATTTCCAAATTATTGCTCAAAGCCATCTAGTTCTAGAGATTTTGAAACAGTTGAACATTTTAAAGATTCCTAATTCATGAAAAAGGGCAAAACAAatcaagattttttttttcacctTTTCAATCAGCTTATCAACTTTCTTGCTCATCAACTATGCAAGATAAACTCTTTGCCTCTTTTCACATAAAATGACCAAAAAATTATCTTTAGCAAAAGATGCTAGTGAATGTAATACACATGCCAAAAACAtgattttcaataaaaaatttatatttgagttTTCGTGCAGAATCCAAACTCCAAGATATTTTTCCACTCCTCAAGAAATTGACTTcgtaaataaaaatgaaattccactaaaaaaacCAACCACACAAACTGACCAAGTCCACACACTGCCAAAATAACAATTTTTTCATACCAACTACCAAGCAACATTCATAActcaaatgaaaatattttcctCTTCAAATATCATTCCAAAGATTTAATAGTAATCAGTTTTATCAATCTCTcagaaaaaaaacaattagttaaaaaaaacagaGAACCCAAATATCAAGAATTGAAGTTTTTGGGAAGAatttttgaccaaattaaaaatttgaagaaCATACCTTTGGGCCATTGTGGAAGAGGCTGAGGCAGGGAAAAAGGCTCTGGTTCTTGAAGAAGCTCTTCAAATTGAAAATCATCGAAACAGGATGATTTGCAGCACTCCCACAATCCAGctgacattttcctttttaatttctTGGAAAATATGTTCAATCGAGCCAAGATTTCCCAAATCCCACAGAGAAAAAGAGAGCGTTATTCCTTTTCTCTGTGAGAGAGAATCTAAGAAACTAATTCATGAGGGAGAAGAGATTTCAAGAATGCAAATTGGGCGATTTTGGTGAATGGTCAGCAAAGGGAATTACCGATTAAGTGGTAAGATTGTTTGTGGGAAGTTCGGTGGAAGAcggcagagagagagagtggttgAAGAGTTGCGTTGAATA encodes:
- the LOC121784653 gene encoding uncharacterized protein LOC121784653 — protein: MSAGLWECCKSSCFDDFQFEELLQEPEPFSLPQPLPQWPKGKAFATGKVSLGELEVAQITKFDKIWSCTPLFGSASGVTFYRPSGIPAGYFSLGHYCQPSDQKLRGYVLAAKCTASEESSSPALEKPLSYTLAWSDEDTHRDGSGYIWLPNAPQGYKAMGFVVTTKSGQPDVEEVRCVRGDLTASCEVDEVLFDRKAIFSSGKFYVWSTRACERGMLCRSVPVGTFYCSRDDSGEVSSIACLRNLDASLDAMPDLEQVHALIHHYGPTLYFHPDEVYLPSSVSWFFNNGSLLYKDGMDKGVEIDSHGSVLPSGGWNDGEFWLDLPSEEKWHEFVKSGNIETAELYVHVKPASGGSFTDIAMWIFCPFNGPATIQVASFSFPLTAIGEHVGDWEHYTLRVSNFTGELWSVYYSEHSGGRWVDASELKFVDGNKPAVYASRNGHASFPHEGCYIQGSSTLGIGATNDCAKSDYSVDSSSRYRVVAAEYLGDVVVEPAWLQYMREWGPTVVYSSGSELEKILNNLPFFLRFSVESFVELFPTELYGEEGPTVPKEKDNWLGDER